The following proteins are co-located in the Pirellulales bacterium genome:
- the glgP gene encoding alpha-glucan family phosphorylase has product MSQIDVEPVTRLDTSSLTGMSPQSLYDKCMALAHNLWWSWHPDVTNLFRDLDPIRWRQLDHNPIALLHEFTPERLDMRAAELVLYSRINQAYRRLKEYMASPYTWGTTHAGVLGSKPVAYFSAEFGIHESVPIYSGGLGVLSGDHIKSASDLGVPLIAVGLFYDQGYFKQHLNHDGYQNEEYFDTKVENIPLLPARNPKGEPITVEIQTRTGALLAKVWLMRVGRVNLYLLDCDFEANSPEDRDLTSRLYGGDRRTRVRQELVLGIGGVKALKALNITPGVYHLNEGHSSFAPLEVIRQRMEEDGLSFDEALRQVAQHTVFTTHTPVPAGHDRFDGGLIEEHLGPLREQLGISYDQLMGLGRVEPQNHSESFCMTVTGLKLSRKANAVSSLHGFVTRRMWAHLWPWRVEEEIPIGHITNGVHLPSWLAHQMQQLYDRNFPVDWMAHMAEADTWQAIYKVDPGELWETHQALKNLLLAFVRRRVSRQCRRRGESDDAVEAARNVLDPNILTIGFARRFATYKRADLLLADVDRFANMVNSAERPIQIIFAGKAHPADEPGKEFIRRVANLRHDPRFANRVTFVEDYDINVCRHLIQGVDVWLNNPRRPLEASGTSGQKAVLNGGLNLSVLDGWWAEAYNGSNGFAIGRGTSHVSDELNDRRDAEDLYRVLEQEVIPLYYDRDIDGLPRGWIRKMMNSISSLAWRFSAHRMVMDYVNSAYLPAAGGLSCDMSVR; this is encoded by the coding sequence ATGAGCCAGATTGATGTTGAGCCCGTCACCCGGCTTGACACCTCCAGCCTGACAGGCATGTCGCCCCAATCGCTGTACGACAAGTGCATGGCGCTGGCCCACAACCTGTGGTGGAGCTGGCACCCGGACGTGACGAACCTGTTTCGCGATCTCGATCCGATCCGTTGGCGTCAGCTCGACCACAATCCGATCGCCCTGTTGCACGAGTTCACGCCCGAGCGGCTGGACATGCGGGCGGCGGAGTTGGTGTTGTACAGCCGCATCAACCAGGCGTATCGGCGGCTCAAGGAGTACATGGCAAGCCCCTACACCTGGGGCACCACGCACGCGGGGGTGCTGGGTTCAAAACCGGTGGCGTACTTCTCCGCCGAGTTCGGCATTCACGAGTCGGTGCCGATTTACTCTGGCGGCCTGGGAGTGCTATCGGGCGATCACATCAAAAGCGCGAGCGATCTGGGCGTGCCGCTGATCGCGGTGGGGTTGTTTTACGACCAGGGGTACTTCAAGCAACATCTGAATCACGACGGCTACCAAAACGAAGAGTATTTCGACACCAAGGTGGAGAACATTCCGCTTCTGCCGGCGCGCAACCCGAAAGGGGAGCCGATCACGGTCGAGATTCAAACTCGCACCGGGGCGCTGCTCGCCAAGGTGTGGCTGATGCGCGTGGGACGAGTGAACCTCTACTTGTTGGATTGCGACTTCGAGGCCAACTCGCCGGAAGATCGCGATTTGACGAGCCGGTTATACGGAGGTGATCGGCGGACGCGGGTGCGGCAAGAACTGGTGCTCGGCATTGGCGGCGTGAAAGCGCTCAAGGCGCTGAACATCACGCCGGGCGTTTATCACCTGAACGAAGGGCACAGCAGCTTCGCTCCGTTGGAGGTGATTCGGCAGCGCATGGAAGAGGATGGTCTGAGCTTTGACGAGGCGCTGCGCCAAGTGGCGCAGCACACCGTGTTCACCACGCATACGCCGGTGCCTGCCGGGCACGACCGGTTCGACGGCGGCTTGATCGAAGAACATCTGGGGCCGCTGCGCGAGCAGTTGGGCATCTCGTACGACCAGCTCATGGGACTAGGGCGGGTGGAGCCGCAGAACCACTCTGAGAGCTTTTGCATGACGGTGACGGGGCTCAAGCTGTCGCGCAAGGCGAACGCCGTCAGTTCGCTGCACGGATTTGTGACGCGGCGGATGTGGGCGCACCTGTGGCCGTGGCGCGTGGAAGAAGAGATTCCGATCGGTCATATCACCAACGGCGTGCATCTGCCGTCGTGGCTGGCGCATCAGATGCAGCAGCTTTACGACCGCAATTTTCCGGTCGATTGGATGGCGCACATGGCCGAGGCCGACACCTGGCAGGCGATTTACAAGGTCGATCCGGGCGAGTTGTGGGAAACTCATCAAGCGCTCAAGAACCTGCTATTGGCGTTCGTGCGGCGCCGCGTGAGCCGTCAATGCCGCCGCCGCGGCGAAAGCGACGACGCAGTGGAGGCCGCGCGCAATGTGCTCGACCCCAACATTTTGACAATTGGCTTCGCGCGGCGATTCGCCACCTACAAGCGGGCCGATCTGCTGCTGGCCGACGTGGACCGCTTTGCCAACATGGTCAACAGCGCCGAACGGCCCATTCAGATCATCTTTGCCGGCAAGGCGCATCCGGCGGACGAACCGGGCAAGGAGTTCATTCGTCGCGTAGCCAATCTGCGGCACGATCCGCGGTTCGCCAATCGAGTGACCTTTGTCGAAGACTACGACATCAATGTGTGCCGCCATCTGATCCAAGGCGTCGACGTGTGGTTGAACAATCCACGCCGTCCGTTGGAGGCCTCGGGCACCAGTGGCCAAAAGGCGGTGCTCAATGGCGGGTTGAACCTATCGGTGCTCGATGGCTGGTGGGCGGAGGCCTACAACGGATCGAACGGATTTGCGATTGGGCGCGGAACGAGCCACGTGAGCGACGAGTTGAACGATCGGCGCGACGCCGAAGATTTGTATCGCGTGCTCGAGCAAGAAGTGATTCCGCTGTACTACGATCGCGACATCGACGGTCTGCCGCGCGGCTGGATTCGGAAGATGATGAACTCGATCAGTTCGCTGGCCTGGCGATTCAGCGCGCATCGCATGGTGATGGACTATGTGAACAGCGCCTACCTGCCGGCCGCGGGTGGACTAAGCTGCGACATGAGCGTGCGCTAG